The Salinirubellus salinus genome segment AGGTGGCCGTCGCCGGCCGGTCGTGGACGGCGCTCGCGACGCGCTGGGCCACGACGCCGGCCTCGTAGTGCGCGACGCTCCCCGCCTTCGGGACGCCCGTGTTCGCCGTGTCGCCGAGCGCGTAGACGTCCTCGGCGTTCGTCGCCGCCAGCGTCTCCTTGTCGACGTCGACCCAGCCACGGTTGCCGAGTCCCGCCGCCTCGATCACCTCGCTCCCCCGGTGGGGCGGGATGGCGACGAGCAGGTCGTAGTCGAGTTCCGTCCCCTCCATCGTCTCGAGCACCTTCGCATCCGGGTCGACCGTCTCCGGGTTGCAGAACGTCTCGACGTTGATGCCACGCTCCTCCATCAGCGAGTGTGCCCACTCGGCGATGTGGGGGTTCCCGTGGACCCGCTGGATGGGGTAGGTGTAGGTTATCTCCACGTCCTCGCGCAGGCCGCGCTTCCGGAACCAGTCGTCGGCCATGAAGACGAACTCGAGCGGCGCCGCGGGACACATGTGCGGCGACCCGATGACCGAGAGCACGAGGTGCCCCTCGGTGAACGAGAGCAGCTCCTCCTGCAGCGCGAGGGCGCCCTCCTCGCTGTAGAAGTCGTGGCCCCCCTCGACGAGGCCGGGGACCTCCTCGCGGTCGAGTCGCGACCCGGTCGCCAGCACGAGGTGGTCGTACCGGCGCGGGCCGTTCCCGTCGCGGTAGACGAGGCGCTTCTCGTCGGTGTCGA includes the following:
- a CDS encoding NAD(P)/FAD-dependent oxidoreductase, yielding MTEEIVVVGGGTGGAVLANDLAERLGPEIDAGEVRVTVVNDGPDHVYKPVWLYVPFGLREPSDGRRPLRELLDRRVHLVEDRVTEIDTDEKRLVYRDGNGPRRYDHLVLATGSRLDREEVPGLVEGGHDFYSEEGALALQEELLSFTEGHLVLSVIGSPHMCPAAPLEFVFMADDWFRKRGLREDVEITYTYPIQRVHGNPHIAEWAHSLMEERGINVETFCNPETVDPDAKVLETMEGTELDYDLLVAIPPHRGSEVIEAAGLGNRGWVDVDKETLAATNAEDVYALGDTANTGVPKAGSVAHYEAGVVAQRVASAVHDRPATATYDGKTVCFVETGMDSASYVEFDYTNPPAPKPPSKSLHWAKLAYNESYWLTARGLI